The genomic stretch CTGACTTTGGGGCACACTCTGACCACCCCCCCCGACCCGGTCAGCACTctgcttgcccccccccccccaacatctaGGGGTCACGTGTGGGAACAGCTGACTGTCCTTTGTATATTAATGTGcatcttccccctccagactgtaaactcgttgtaggcagggaatgtgcctgccaactcccaagtacttagtacagtgctctgcataccataagcgctcaataaccaccacctattgactgattgattgaaccaccTCCCCCAACGCCAACCTGTGATCTCGGctcctgggggaagggagaggctagAGATCGCAGCTCGGCCCCCTTCACACCAAGACGCAGACTCCGGAGCTCGAAAAGCAACCATTTATTAGATCCAAATACAAGAATATGAAAAggtagaggggttgggggggggggatatgtcAGCATGGAAACACAGAGATGACTCTACTCTTCAACATTTACGTTAAAAAGGGTGGGGGGTGAGACGACACGATGGGGCGCTTTCCCGCTTGAGGGGGAGGGGACACAGGGGGAAACCAAATCGAGGCTGGAAGGGAcccagagatgcagagagacatCTCCGCCCTCCCCACCAAGTTCGTGCGAGTCCGGCCTCCCGTTGGTCGGTCAGACCCGGCATTCGGGCCCCTCCGAGGGCAGACCGGGGAGAGCACCGTCGTCCGTCCGTCCTTTCAGGGGGTGGGGATGCGGCTGGGCCCTCGCCGGGCTCCGGAAGGAATCCGGCCATCTGGCGGGCGTGACAAAAACGGAGTCTGGGTCGTCCAGGGCCAGCGGACACAAGGCTGCAGAGACCCCAGAATCTGAGTCCGGAGGCCCAGGGCAAGGTGTGTGTCTGGAGGGGGCCCTGGGTTCGAGGCAACAGGTGGGTGCGAATGTGTCCTTGTGGTCTGGGAAGTCTCCCAGgggtgggagaggcgggagggagagattAACCAACGTGTCCTCTAGCAGCCTTCGCTGGAGGGGGATCAGGACCTCAGGACCAAAGGGGAACTCCGGGTTTCCAGGGGGGATTTTCCACTGCCCGACTGGCCTGACCCCCACGtcctcgggggaggggaggacgggcagGCAGCGACCTCGGGCGAGGAGAGGTTTCCCTCCGAACCCGACGGCTCTCAGAAAACACTGTCACAAGTCCGAAATAGCAGcttggaggggaaggtggggccgCACGCTCCCCGGACACGGATGGGAAGGGTGGGGACCCGCCGCGTCCGGCGAGGTAGTTTGGCATTAACgaaccccatttgaaagatggggaaactgaggcaggagggcGCATGGCGCCGAGACATGGCCCTCTGgagtctttcctctctcctggggCCGCTGCCCTCCCTGGAGTCGgttcagggggtggggagaagggcgcTGCCCCCACCCTCATCCGCCTCCAGGGCCTCTGCAGCATTGGGCTTGGGCCCTCCAGCAAACCCCACCAACCCAAGCGGAGCCCCTTGCCggcgatggggggcgggggggcgtccaGGGAGCGACCTCAGCTCGGCTCTCAAAAACTAGAACCGGGcaggccggccccccgccccagacccaACCTGGATGATGACAAGAGGGAGAAAAGTTCATTGGATTCAATTTAGCCTAATTTCGCCATAATAGTTTCCTATTAGATTTTCCGATTAATACTGAAGGTTCCCACCTAGCCTGGGATAATTAGGTTTTGATCTATTGTGACATTAATGATCACAATCAGTTGACTTTGAAATTATCTTTAATTAATGGCTCGTTCCTTGCAGCAGGGCACCTCTCGTGATaggccccagccccacctccaccatcccccattaactcctcctcttcctcctggggtcgggggaagggcCACCGCGAGCCAACGGGCAGAGGGTGCTGCGCCAAGACCCCCGCTGCCACCGCCGAGCAAGAGAGGggccagagggaagtggggggatgaGGTAGATTGAGGCCCGAGGGATTCTGCCCGAGCGGAGGAGGCAAGACGGAGGCAGGGGGCTGTGTCGGACGACCCCCACGTGGaactccactctcctctcccatagtgggggcagggagggcctgcCTGTCTGAGAAGGTTCTCCACCGGACCCTCGGCCTCTGCCCACTGGGAGGCCAAGGGACGGCGCCGCCCACGGTATCCTCGCTTGGGCCGAAAgatcggggaggggaagagcggagggagaggggaggcaggcaccCCGTGCGGGCTAGGGGACCGCTCCGGCGTAGCTTTCGGTCTCCCACCTACTCATCTCTCCACGGCCCAGGGGtccacccctgcctcccctcctagccccagCGAGGGCAACCCCTTCCCCAGATCTGCCCTTGGAAACCAAACGGAAAGGAAGGATCTGAGTGTTGTCATTTCCAGGCGGGGTCGCCGCCTGATTTCACCCCCCCCAGGGGGCCCCAACCCAAGGTCTGAGCTGCTGGGACCACCcctggccaggggcaggggaggtggcaAAGGGCCACCCCCCCCATCACTGCGTAGTAGTAATTGCGGTACTAcgcattttgtgcagaacactgtactaagcactgggaaagaatacacaggtgggagttagacatggtccctgtccctcgagcgGCGAGGGGTCCGGAAGACCCCTGTGTCAGAGGGACGGTGCGGGTGGGGGGTGCTGAGGTGGGGAATGTGGGGTGGTTTGAGACCTGCTCTGAGGCCCAGACACAGACAGTGGCCCCAGCAGAAACGGACTTtggctgggaaggtggggggccAGAGGGGCCCGTCTGACCAGCCGCCAACCGACCCTGTTGGGACAGAGTGGAAGCCTGGACCAACAACCCAAGCCTCGGGATGTGGCCGGCACGGGGTGGGCACCGGCTCctcggggaggggtcggggctgcacccggcccctgcccgatTCTGGCCCGTGGCAGGGTCCAGGGCAGGCGTCAGCGGGAGGCAGGATGACCCCACGCCACGTGACCCCCCCAGTTCCCGTCCGCAGGTGGGGGGTCCCTCGGACCCCTCaccgggctggggatggggtcaaGCCACTGCCAAcccgggggctgggggtcgggggttgcTGCGTCCACGGCCAGGGCCAgagcccccctctccccttcggACAGCCGGCCACCCGTAGACACGAAGTTGGGGCGGGAGCCCTTGCGGAGCGAGTTGCCGAACCTGGAGACATCGGggcaaggaagaaaggaaggcagaGGCACCTCGAGGGGGCGGAAACTACGTCCAAGGGACCGGCCCGGCTGCCAGTCCCTCGGGGCCTGAGGTGATgccaggggccggggggtgaCCCTCCTCAGGGCCCCGGGCTGCCCACCCCGgtcaggcagaggaaagggaggggtcgCCCGCCGGCTCAGGACGTACCTGCGGTGGCAGGAGAGGAgcgggacggggcgggcgggACGCCTCTTTGGTGACCGGACAgttgttgggggtggagggagggggccgggaggtggcagagatggagagggtgcCCGGCGGGTCGGCTCAGACCCCAGGCGGTCGCTCGCACCTACATAAATACACAGTCCAGATaagatgggtggggtgggggaataatacatatatatactatGATCATACAAAAGGGTTGCCGTTCCCCAGCAAGCCCCCTGGGGTGGGGAGatcacgggggtgggggggaggttcttgggtctgcctcccccaccctcccgccccccacccccggcctgcaGGACAGGACGCCCATAGGAGCTGGTGTTTGGCCCGGGGGGGTTGAGAGGGAGGTCGGGGACCCCCCCGGGCAGCAGACGGTCAGTTTTGGAAACGGCCCCGGGACCGGCCGTTTGCCGGCTCCTGGTCccgtccccaccccgccccaggaTCCCCAAATTCTAAAATCCGGCCGGCTCGAAAAGCGAGAGAGGTCCGGAGGAGCGCCGTGCTAAAATTTATGACCGGGACCTGGACGGGGGTGGATGGGGGGGTCCGGTGGGGGCTACAACACACAGAATGGAAATGTCTGGGCACTGCTAGAGGGGGCGCCTAACACAaacgggggggaaaaggggatcaTTAGTTATGCGACGGAAGAGCCGACAGCGACGTCTCTCCCGGggagcacagtaataagcacaTTTCTCATGGAGGTGGCGGGGacgacggggcggggcggggcggaggtggTATGTACAGAAAGGAGCGGCAGAAGGGGCAGCTTTAGCTCTTCGCCGCTTCTTTCTCTTTGTTTTCTGCATCCTCAGGGTAGGCGTGCCATGTCAGTCTCTCCTCGTAGAACGCGATCACGATCTGGGGGCATTTCACGTTGGCTTCCTTGGCCAGGACTAGGTCTGCCTCGTCTGTGTCTTtcctggggagggcggggggagacagatgcccgTGGGTGGAGGttgaggggggagagatgggggagccgCGCCTGCCCGACCTCCCAACCCGGTAGCCGCTTCCCTCCCAGGAGGCCAGAAAGGGGAGGACTGGCCCGCCTTGGAAGCCTTGATGGGGGGAGCAGCCCTGGACCCACTGACCACGGGGACTCTAAGCGGCCCCGGCTCTGGGGGGAGCGGGGACCCCTGCAGGGGGTAGGGGCCGTGTGGCCCCCGAGGATCACCCTCACCGGGCTGGGGTTTAAAAGCCTAACCGGGAGGGAACCCGAGAGTTGGAATGGAGCAGAAGGGATGGCATCCAACATCCCAGCCAGTCTGCCCCTGACCTCCAGCCACTACTCGCCCTGGAGGAGTGACAGTGAGTGGTGGCTACCGGGTGgcaggaaaggaggtgggggtaTGTGTgcggtgtgtgggggggggggggggttggtggtgATGAGGGCAGCCTGTTTTACTAAAGGTCCTGGTCGCTGTCCTACTCCGTTCACGCCCCGGGTGAGCTCATCTGCCcccagtttcaactaccacctttgtggacgactcccaaatctacctctctggccctgacctctctccttccctgcaatctcgcatctcctcctggctccaagACACCCCCGCACGGATGTCCCTCCGGCGCCTCAGGCTCGTCGTCGTAGCCGAAACCGAATCCCCCCGTATCCTTCCCacgccctcctctcccacctcgctTTCCCGTCACGGTTGACGCGTCCACCGCAAGCCCGCCAACCCGGCAGTAACCTGACTCAATCCCCGCGTGAACAAAGACGGGGAGGAATCACCGTGTTGCCCtccgcctgccccctcccccactcctccctgcccctcaccatTTCATGAGGAACATCAAGTCGCCGCAGGAATCCGTGGCCCCGATGATCTTCTCTGGCTCCAGGCCTCTCTCAAAGCCTCGGGCGATGTCATTGCTCTGGGGGAcacaatttataataatgtctctctctcccactctagactgtaagctcgttgtgggcagggaatgtctgttatattgttccgctgtactctcccaagcgctcagtacagtgctctgcacgtagtaagcactcaataaatacgatcggctgaTGCAGTGGGGGGTGAGGGACAAGTCAGGAAAAGGCATCCAATGCAACGGCCCAGCCCCTATCACCCAACGGAAATTAGTCTGGGCTGAAAAGAAGTCAGGCTTCGGGCATCCTCAGACAGAAAGCAAGGAAGCCCAGGAGCTTCTGGGGGCtctggtgacctggggcaacaGCGAGGGCCACCCGGAGGATCTGGAGGGCCGGGGTGGCCTCCGGGGATGCCCGGCTGGGCCCTGGGGGTGCTGGACGCATTCTAAAGAGAGAAGGCAAAGGTCCTAGCTCTGCTCTGCCTGAGGGGAAAAGCCTCCCAGCTGGTCAGTCAATCACTCTCGCTGCCCTCCCTGGGGCTTTCGTCAGCCGGGGCCCTTTCTGCCAGGGGGTCTGGGTGGCAAGGCTACCCCTGTGGCATGAGGGCTATGGGTTGGGCTCCTGGGCTACACGGAGGGGTCCCCCGACTCAGGCAACCGAGGgacaaaatgggggattgagctCTAAAGGTTGCGGTTTGGCGGGGGGAGGAAAAATGGGATGATTCCACCGACCGGTTGTGGACAAACCTGCACCCTGGACCGGGACCGACGGGACGTAGGAAGAACGGGGCGTGGGGGTGGGCGGGTGAGGACTCCAGAGCAAGAGGCCCACCCTGAAACCCTTCCTTCCGgcttccatccctctccctcccgactGCGAGGGTCCGGGAGGCCCGGCCAGGACCCCGCACCGTTCCCCCCTCCAGATGGAAACCCCGGCAACGGGCCACGGCACACTGCCAGCTCTCATTGCAGCGTTCCCCtcggggggagcaggggaagggaggagggcgcggggggaggaggggaggagtttCCCAGATGTGCACACAGCTGCTCACAGCTGGATGGTTGGCGTGCGGGCCGCGCCGTAAATCAGACCAGGCGTCTCCAAATTGGTTTGCCACATcgggggagagagtgggaaggggggaggtgggggaagaaaaatggTCCCCGTGGTtagagcgggggagggaggaaggaggggaagaggcgaGAGGAGGGAAATGCTAAAACCATCACCCCCGCGGCAACCTTGAGTCAGGCCCAAGGCCTCGGGAAGGTGCCTTCCGCAGGTTCGGTTACGGGGCGACCCTGAAATCCCTCTTGCACGCCCAGGCAGGCCACTGCCAGCCTCCTCTCACCCCCGTGACCTCCGCCGCCACTGCCGAGTGGCCTGCGGCCCAGCCGGGGCCTCGGGACCGGTCCGCGGGGACTTGAGGGGGGCGATGGTACTTGACCTCCGGCGAGCCGGAGTCCCCCATCCCACACCCCCTAAGCCCTGctgggagagctgggagggaTTCCTCTGAGAAGGCCTTCAGGCGGGGCCCCCCGGTCAAACGGGTCCATTCCAGACGGAGAGGAGCCGGTCGGGGGCGGCCAGTGTAAGCGATGACTGAAGAGGCCCCTGCAAGGGCTGCTCGGAGCGGCCACCCACCCTGCCTGTGCCGCCTGACTCCCGCGCCCAGATCGGGCCCCGCAAACCCACCAGGATCGTGGGGCCCGCTGGccggcccccgaccccggagTGACTGTCATTTGTCCCGCCAAAGGCGGGGGAGTCGCGCACCACTCCCTTCCAGCTCATCCTCTCAGAGACGTAGAAGTCAGGGTCCGACTCTGGGCCCGGTTGCCACCCGGagaggggccgggcaggggcggGTGAGGGGACTCGGGCCCTAATTCCTACCTGCGTACTCTTTCCCGAGGCACCATAAACACCACTTAAAtcctggcatttgttgagcgcttacgacgtgccaggcactgttctaagcgctggggtagatccaaggtaatcgggttgtcccacgtggggctcaccacctcgacccccagtttacaggtgagggcactgaggcccagagaagtgaagtggcttgctcaaggtcacgcaggagacaggtggcgggggcgggattagaacccaagccgcTCCATCGGATGAGGCGGGGGTCCGGGTGGCAGTCCAGCTCACGGCCTCGCTCTCCCGGGCGCCAGGGGGCTCTGCGGAGCAGTCCAGCACGCGAGCGAGCGCGCGCGTGAGCGAGCGTCAGCGCTCTTTGTTCGTCTCCCCGCCGGCCTGGCacgcggcggcgggagcggggaggCCTGGGGGACAAGGGGGCACGGACCCGGGCtcacctctctcttctttttcgaTTTGATCTCCTCGGCGCTGCTGGAGAAGCTGGACTTCCGCTTGGTGCTCTCCGACTTCTCGCGCGGCCGGTTGTTCTCGCCCTCCTTCATCTTCTTGTACTTTTTCATGAACTCCGAGATGAGCTCGGGGCAGTCCAGGTTCTTCTCGGGCTCCCAGGTGTTGTGCTCCCTGGGGCcgggtgcgggggggggagggagagggggagcgggtGAGACGGAGTGCAGGCCGGCCGAGGAGGGACCTCCGGAGGTCACCGGGTCCAAGCCCCTGCCTCCTGCCGGTGACATGGAGGCTCTCCCGGCAGGCTGGGCCCAACGAGaggctccccccgccctcccccacaaAACACCCTCCCTCGGGCTGACTGCCCAGGGTCTTTTGGAAGTTCTTCTTTGTGCCTAGCCGAATTCCTTCTTGCTGCCACGTCGACCCCTGAACCCCTAGGGGTCAGATGCAGCCGTGAGACGGGTCAGACGCGGCCAAGAGACGGGCGAATGGGTTGCTACTGGCAGCCGAGGGAAGGTTGGGAAGGGGGGGTTCTGggtgctgggagagaggggagggggacgtgTTCCGAGCTCAGCGGTGTGGtaaagagtggaggaggagcctggTCGTTCCCTCCAGCCCCTTCTGTGCCCGGGATGGGGCTGGCAGAGCAGTTGGCATGGCAACATCGCTCCCTCGGGGAGCGGGATGCCGGGGCTAGGCCGGAGGGCCTGGGGCACCCAAATCAGAAACGCCGCCGGTCCAGCCTTATACCCACTCACGGGTCCGGCCTTGggcgtcccgcccccggccccaccaaaTCACTTTCTCTGGCCGCTCAACCCCTCACCGGGGCCTTCCTTTGCCCCaggccaccccacccccagtggcAGGGAAGCTGCAGGACACTTACTCTGAGAAGCCCTTCCACTTGAGGAGATACTCGACTTGGCCCTTGACCACCCGCCGGTCCAGCACCTTCTCCACGACGtactcctcctcgtcctccgaaGATGAGCTATCGGCTGTCCGCTTGGCTTTTTTGCCCATAGCGCACCTCGTCGCTCCTGCAGGGCCACGGTCCCCCGGTTCCTGCTGGCGGGAGGAGTTGGGCCGTTAGCGCCCGgcccccgacctccctccctgccctgacACCCAGGCAATGTCCCCGGATGCTTCCCAGGGCCCGGGGACCCCGGAGAGAAGGTcagtccatcttatttattggaCGTTTACTGCACGCACacccctggactaagtgcttgggagagtacaatgtaacggacacgttccctgcccacaatgaagcagagtggcttaggggatagagcccgggcctgggagtcagaagctcatgggttctaatcccggctccgacacgtgtctgctctgccacctcgggcaagtcacttcactggacgtcagttacctcaactgtaaaacggggattaagagtgtgggcccttTACGGGTCGGGGACGATGCCCAACccaactaccctgtatctactccaatgtttagaacagtgcttggaacacagtaagcgcttgacaaataccattattaatatattacagtccagaggagtgcccagtctagaatgggagggaGCCCGGCCGGGTACCCGGGCACCGATTCCACCCGATTGGGGATGGGGCGTGTGGGGGGGTGCTCGTTCTGGGAGCCCCTGAGGCCGAATCCACCCCTGCGCTCGGACACCCCAGACCCCACGACAAGAGGTGGGTTGAGCTGTCACCCAGAAGCACCATgggccccctttcctttcctaagGAAGGATGCCGGGCAACCTGTTGCCTTCCTGGATGCCTTGAAGTACCGGATGGATGAGTCCCTGGCCACAAAGGGCCTGTTTACCATGAGGCCAGCGCAGGCTCAGCTCCCCATTCAAGGTCTGGaggctgcttcctcctcccctccttcctcccacccttcgGGCCTctgagcctggggggggggcggaagacCAGACCGCTGTACGCTCCTCGCAAGGGCTCGGCGGCTGGGGGCTCGCTTGCCGCCCGAGCAGTGGGCCTCTGAATCCGTCCGGGGCATCCATCAAGCTACGGAGACCAAGCTGACATCTCACACACACTGGGTCTCCTTTAAGCCAGTAATCGTGGCAAGAGGAAGGGTCCCCAGGGGGTTCGGGGGGAGGTGTTTCCACTGCATGAGGGCGCCCCAAAACAGGGTCAGGCCTGTTTGCTCGGCACGGCGTTCCAGGGGCCCGGCCAACTCAAACAAGCCCggggtgtgtgtaggggggggtggaggggaacgaCTGACGAGGCCACTGCCTTTCTCCAGACGGAGCcagcgggggctggggaggcggggaagaggaggacacCCTATAGCCAGACACAGAGGCCATTCATGGGCTGGGAGGAAGCACAAATGGAAATCGAGTTAAGCAGGGCGGCCCGTGCTCCGGGGCAGGGTCGCCCGTGTCCACGTGTGTATTTGTGCGGGTGTGTGCTGCAGGGATGTCAAGGACGGGAAAGCTCCCATGATCCTTCAGTCCCGGGAATGGCCCCCTCACAGCCCGATGCCATTGTGGGGCCCGGGGCCTGTGGGAGACGCTGGGccacccctccccacggcaccggGCGGGGGGCCGACGGGTCCccaagggggatgggggggattaAGGgccgtgggggcggcgggggtcgggggcaggcCGCCTCCCTGACGGgggtcccccggccccacccccactcGCTGCGGGGCCACTGCGCAGCTGCCCTCGCGCCGCCGGTCGCCACGGCAACAGGCGGCACGCGCGGGCGGCGGGAAAAGttggcggccccctcctccccaaagctCGGGGGCGCCCTCTGTCGGCAGAGCGCCCGCGCCCGCTCCAGGCCTGGCGGGCGCATGCACGTCCGCGGGAGGGACGGGGACAACCCCCccccattcaataataataatgatggcatttattaagcacttattatgtgccaagcactgttctaagcgcggaggggggatacaaggtgatcaggttgtcccacgaggggctcacagtcttcaaccccattttacagatgagggaactgaggcacagagaataataataataatgttggtacttaagtgcttcctatgggcagagcactgttctaagcgctgggggggggattacatggtgatcaggttgtcccatgtggggctcacagtcttcatccccattttacagatgagggaactgaggcacagaaaataataataatgttggtatttgttaagcgtatactatgtgcctaa from Ornithorhynchus anatinus isolate Pmale09 chromosome 10, mOrnAna1.pri.v4, whole genome shotgun sequence encodes the following:
- the CBX5 gene encoding chromobox protein homolog 5 — its product is MGKKAKRTADSSSSEDEEEYVVEKVLDRRVVKGQVEYLLKWKGFSEEHNTWEPEKNLDCPELISEFMKKYKKMKEGENNRPREKSESTKRKSSFSSSAEEIKSKKKRESNDIARGFERGLEPEKIIGATDSCGDLMFLMKWKDTDEADLVLAKEANVKCPQIVIAFYEERLTWHAYPEDAENKEKEAAKS